A window from Festucalex cinctus isolate MCC-2025b chromosome 4, RoL_Fcin_1.0, whole genome shotgun sequence encodes these proteins:
- the LOC144017905 gene encoding PWWP domain-containing DNA repair factor 3B-like isoform X2 codes for MRGRRRKTRKREPTKTSRQKRKPSPVFLQTTEETSPVSGRNFPLLQSTPKRGEGQPRKTQQAFTTCAHLHGLSTDRLPGICGACFEAKDGKDKTCKVDSPHYMLRPRCRKRSIEAARPRQRVKKLPITQSTCSPAKRRCYTKPKKRTDTASSFEPSRPRFELKEDLPIEFSDSQEQLSLSFLEDEESVDEEELPSFLMQTRPLSIAEGVFVWCKFRHFPPWPALVKQVNRKAKKASVIFIDDQISQQKRGMTVALKSLKPFDCEGANELAAKAKEQYATMLQWSLELITDYRIRIACGSFCGSFLEYFAHGMSYPVRRKHPHASSEQLNISSELALEEEQEEGQSLNPKEDGEQQEQVNKRAKRLLPDRTQAAHNRANEKLVHFIVKRRMVEGRLLDVIRGQVQSRWLQYFQRSNRTYCGVETYLEDNKQLDEMYSYLNELYETAVTTGQCQIVVRYMERIPFVLDVLLPEALTYAIAAMHDLSIKKAEEKYLKGRCLSNRERQAYELMIEQFCLSKSSSRCLEWT; via the exons ATGAGAG GTAGACGAAGGAAAACGCGAAAAAGGGAACCGACTAAAACATCAAGACAAAAACGGAAGCCAAGCCCGGTGTTCCTCCAAACCACAGAAGAAACAAGTCCTGTGTCGGGCCGTAATTTCCCCTTGTTACAATCCACCCCAAAAAGAGGCGAGGGACAGccaagaaaaacacaacaagccTTCACTACGTGCGCGCACTTGCACGGCTTGTCCACCGATCGACTGCCCGGCATTTGTGGCGCGTGCTTTGAAGCAAAGGATGGGAAGGACAAG ACATGTAAGGTTGACTCGCCACACTACATGTTGAGGCCTCGGTGCAGGAAGAGAAGCATAGAAGCTGCGCGACCCAGACAACGTGTAAAAAAACTACCAATCACGCAAAGCACTTGTTCTCCAGCGAAACGCCGGTGTTACACGAAGCCGAAAAAAAGAACCGACACTGCTTCGTCATTTGAACCCTCACGACCAAGATTTGAACTAAAGGAAG ATCTGCCAATTGAGTTCAGTGACAGTCAGGAACAGCTGTCTCTTTCTTTCTTGGAGGATGAGGAAAGTGTTGATGAAGAGGAGTTGCCAAGCTTCTTGATGCAGACGA GGCCTCTTTCTATCGCAGAGGGAGTGTTTGTATGGTGCAAATTTAGACACTTTCCTCCATGGCCTGCGTTG GTGAAACAAGTAAATCGTAAGGCAAAAAAGGCTAGCGTTATTTTCATTGACGATCAGATAAGTCAACAAAAACGAGG GATGACCGTGGCTCTGAAATCCCTGAAGCCGTTTGACTGTGAAGGAGCTAATGAACTGgcg GCCAAAGCCAAAGAACAGTATGCCACTATGTTGCAGTGGTCCTTGGAGCTGATAACAGACTACAGAATACGCATCG CTTGTGGCTCATTTTGTGGCTCCTTCCTTGAGTACTTTGCTCATGGCATGA GTTATCCAGTGAGGAGAAAGCACCCGCATGCTTCCTCGGAGCAACTCAACATTTCTAGTGAGTTGGCGttggaggaggagcaggaggagggcCAGTCGCTGAATCCCAAAGAAGATGGTGAACAGCAGGAGCAGGTCAACAAACGCGCCAAGAGGCTACTGCCAGATCGGACCCAAGCTGCACACAACCGCGCTAACGAAAAGCTTGTGCACTTTATCGTCAAGCGGCGCATGGTGGAAGGACGTCTGCTG GATGTGATCCGGGGTCAGGTGCAATCGAGGTGGCTGCAGTACTTTCAGAGGTCTAACAGGACATATTGTGGAGTGGAGACTTACCTGGAAGATAACAAGCAATTAGACGAGATGTACAGTTACCTGAACGAGCTCTACGAGACGGCTGTGACTACAGGTCAATGCCAGATCGTGGTCCGATACATGGAGCGCATCCCCTTTGTTTTGGATGTGCTGCTTCCTGAG gcTTTAACATACGCTATTGCTGCGATGCACGATCTTTCGATAAAAAAGGCAGAAGAAAAGTACTTAAAAGGACGTTGTTTGAGTAACAG GGAAAGACAGGCGTATGAGTTAATGATTGAGCAGTTCTGTCTGAGCAAATCCTCCAGCAGATGTCTTGAGTGGACATGA
- the LOC144017905 gene encoding PWWP domain-containing DNA repair factor 3B-like isoform X1 encodes MRGRRRKTRKREPTKTSRQKRKPSPVFLQTTEETSPVSGRNFPLLQSTPKRGEGQPRKTQQAFTTCAHLHGLSTDRLPGICGACFEAKDGKDKTCKVDSPHYMLRPRCRKRSIEAARPRQRVKKLPITQSTCSPAKRRCYTKPKKRTDTASSFEPSRPRFELKEDECLFSSDLPIEFSDSQEQLSLSFLEDEESVDEEELPSFLMQTRPLSIAEGVFVWCKFRHFPPWPALVKQVNRKAKKASVIFIDDQISQQKRGMTVALKSLKPFDCEGANELAAKAKEQYATMLQWSLELITDYRIRIACGSFCGSFLEYFAHGMSYPVRRKHPHASSEQLNISSELALEEEQEEGQSLNPKEDGEQQEQVNKRAKRLLPDRTQAAHNRANEKLVHFIVKRRMVEGRLLDVIRGQVQSRWLQYFQRSNRTYCGVETYLEDNKQLDEMYSYLNELYETAVTTGQCQIVVRYMERIPFVLDVLLPEALTYAIAAMHDLSIKKAEEKYLKGRCLSNRERQAYELMIEQFCLSKSSSRCLEWT; translated from the exons ATGAGAG GTAGACGAAGGAAAACGCGAAAAAGGGAACCGACTAAAACATCAAGACAAAAACGGAAGCCAAGCCCGGTGTTCCTCCAAACCACAGAAGAAACAAGTCCTGTGTCGGGCCGTAATTTCCCCTTGTTACAATCCACCCCAAAAAGAGGCGAGGGACAGccaagaaaaacacaacaagccTTCACTACGTGCGCGCACTTGCACGGCTTGTCCACCGATCGACTGCCCGGCATTTGTGGCGCGTGCTTTGAAGCAAAGGATGGGAAGGACAAG ACATGTAAGGTTGACTCGCCACACTACATGTTGAGGCCTCGGTGCAGGAAGAGAAGCATAGAAGCTGCGCGACCCAGACAACGTGTAAAAAAACTACCAATCACGCAAAGCACTTGTTCTCCAGCGAAACGCCGGTGTTACACGAAGCCGAAAAAAAGAACCGACACTGCTTCGTCATTTGAACCCTCACGACCAAGATTTGAACTAAAGGAAG ATGAGTGTTTGTTTTCATCAGATCTGCCAATTGAGTTCAGTGACAGTCAGGAACAGCTGTCTCTTTCTTTCTTGGAGGATGAGGAAAGTGTTGATGAAGAGGAGTTGCCAAGCTTCTTGATGCAGACGA GGCCTCTTTCTATCGCAGAGGGAGTGTTTGTATGGTGCAAATTTAGACACTTTCCTCCATGGCCTGCGTTG GTGAAACAAGTAAATCGTAAGGCAAAAAAGGCTAGCGTTATTTTCATTGACGATCAGATAAGTCAACAAAAACGAGG GATGACCGTGGCTCTGAAATCCCTGAAGCCGTTTGACTGTGAAGGAGCTAATGAACTGgcg GCCAAAGCCAAAGAACAGTATGCCACTATGTTGCAGTGGTCCTTGGAGCTGATAACAGACTACAGAATACGCATCG CTTGTGGCTCATTTTGTGGCTCCTTCCTTGAGTACTTTGCTCATGGCATGA GTTATCCAGTGAGGAGAAAGCACCCGCATGCTTCCTCGGAGCAACTCAACATTTCTAGTGAGTTGGCGttggaggaggagcaggaggagggcCAGTCGCTGAATCCCAAAGAAGATGGTGAACAGCAGGAGCAGGTCAACAAACGCGCCAAGAGGCTACTGCCAGATCGGACCCAAGCTGCACACAACCGCGCTAACGAAAAGCTTGTGCACTTTATCGTCAAGCGGCGCATGGTGGAAGGACGTCTGCTG GATGTGATCCGGGGTCAGGTGCAATCGAGGTGGCTGCAGTACTTTCAGAGGTCTAACAGGACATATTGTGGAGTGGAGACTTACCTGGAAGATAACAAGCAATTAGACGAGATGTACAGTTACCTGAACGAGCTCTACGAGACGGCTGTGACTACAGGTCAATGCCAGATCGTGGTCCGATACATGGAGCGCATCCCCTTTGTTTTGGATGTGCTGCTTCCTGAG gcTTTAACATACGCTATTGCTGCGATGCACGATCTTTCGATAAAAAAGGCAGAAGAAAAGTACTTAAAAGGACGTTGTTTGAGTAACAG GGAAAGACAGGCGTATGAGTTAATGATTGAGCAGTTCTGTCTGAGCAAATCCTCCAGCAGATGTCTTGAGTGGACATGA